Proteins encoded together in one Lachnospiraceae bacterium JLR.KK008 window:
- a CDS encoding putative phage tail protein produces MIREVDLVSYLPPFMKEYKQIHAALEAENPEFSMIWNAADQTLRNAFIETADEYGIWRFEKMLHIYPSAKDTLASRRARVQARWFRTLPYTERMFIEKLVTICGTHNFALLKKYLQYRLELEVSLELYGQVEELERMLREMIPCNLTVVIRNTIAAQVEGCVSFAGGLEFAECYLITNDSQETVTVEGRALYGGSFINTVDMIVIDH; encoded by the coding sequence ATGATAAGAGAAGTTGATCTTGTATCCTATCTGCCTCCCTTTATGAAGGAATATAAGCAGATTCACGCGGCGCTGGAAGCGGAAAATCCGGAGTTTTCCATGATCTGGAATGCCGCGGATCAGACCTTACGCAATGCCTTTATTGAGACGGCGGATGAATATGGGATCTGGCGTTTTGAAAAAATGCTGCACATTTATCCGTCTGCAAAGGATACGCTTGCGTCACGAAGGGCGAGAGTACAGGCACGCTGGTTCAGGACTTTGCCATATACCGAGAGGATGTTTATTGAGAAGCTGGTAACGATATGCGGTACGCACAATTTTGCTTTGCTCAAAAAGTATTTGCAGTACCGGCTGGAGCTGGAAGTGAGCCTGGAACTGTATGGACAGGTCGAAGAGCTGGAACGGATGCTCAGAGAGATGATCCCCTGTAACCTGACTGTGGTTATTCGCAATACGATTGCCGCACAGGTGGAAGGCTGTGTCTCGTTTGCAGGAGGACTTGAATTTGCGGAATGCTATCTGATCACAAACGATAGCCAGGAAACGGTTACGGTAGAGGGCAGGGCTTTGTATGGAGGGAGCTTCATTAATACGGTAGATATGATCGTTATCGATCACTGA